The following proteins come from a genomic window of Sphingosinicella flava:
- a CDS encoding entericidin A/B family lipoprotein, translating into MVRKIIALFALTTSFALGACNTIEGVGEDVQSAGEAVEDAAD; encoded by the coding sequence ATGGTTCGTAAGATTATCGCGCTTTTCGCCCTCACCACGAGCTTTGCCCTTGGTGCGTGCAACACCATCGAAGGCGTGGGCGAAGACGTCCAATCGGCCGGTGAAGCGGTCGAAGACGCCGCGGACTAA
- the bcp gene encoding thioredoxin-dependent thiol peroxidase, whose protein sequence is MIEVGDKVPDLALLGMDGKRVSPADFNGQKLVIYFYPKDDTPGCTREAQDFSALAGEFEKAGTWVIGISKDDPEKHRKFTEKYGLRVSLVSDGDGSACEAFGTWVEKSLYGRKYMGIDRATFLIDRDGVVKGVWRKVKVPGHAQTVLDAARELT, encoded by the coding sequence ATGATCGAAGTGGGTGACAAGGTTCCGGACCTGGCATTGCTGGGCATGGATGGAAAAAGGGTCAGCCCGGCCGATTTCAACGGTCAGAAGCTCGTCATCTATTTCTATCCCAAGGACGACACTCCCGGTTGCACGCGGGAGGCGCAGGATTTTTCGGCCCTTGCCGGCGAATTCGAGAAAGCGGGCACCTGGGTCATCGGCATTTCGAAGGACGATCCGGAAAAGCACCGCAAGTTCACCGAAAAATACGGCCTGCGCGTCTCGCTGGTCAGCGACGGCGACGGCAGCGCGTGCGAAGCCTTCGGCACCTGGGTGGAAAAGAGCCTCTATGGCCGCAAATATATGGGCATCGACCGGGCCACCTTCCTCATCGACCGCGACGGCGTGGTGAAGGGCGTCTGGCGCAAGGTGAAGGTGCCTGGCCACGCCCAGACGGTGCTGGATGCGGCGCGGGAATTGACCTGA
- a CDS encoding bifunctional [glutamine synthetase] adenylyltransferase/[glutamine synthetase]-adenylyl-L-tyrosine phosphorylase, with translation MAATVDVPNINNALARARDHSPYLRLQLETFPDIPAVLIEKGADAAILAAAGKGEADLPAAAAIRRERNAFALALGLGDLAGLLPLERVVEELSDLADRCLERAVRMAIAERTPGATPEGFVILALGKHGSRELNYSSDVDLIFLFDPERLPLKPREEPGQGAVRIGQRIIELLQKRDGDGYAFRVDLRLRPSPEVTPIALPVNAAISYYESTALPWERAAFIRARVVAGDKALGAYFLDAIHPFVWRRSLDYGALGEIQTISRRIRDHYAQGQALGPGFDLKRGRGGIREIEFFAQIHQLIHGGREPALRAPATLDALAALRDAGRIPGDEAALLSDAYRLFRTIEHRLQMVDDKQTHSLPVAADALTNVARLHGLADGSDLLALMQEPVAGVAAIYGRLSGQEERRLPRGVEALEAQLAAFGFPDPAEARQRIEGWRSGKARSLRTNAAMEAFEAMLPALIQALGTAPNPMGAMNRFDDVVERLPTGVNFYRLIEARPALTDVLATLLSHAPVLADQLGRRPQLLDGLIDDTAFLPAPPVERLIAAFARNERQGEDYQMLLDRVRRRVNERRFALGAQLMLARTDPLEAAAGYARVAEAAIQVLADAAVAEFEAVHGKVPGSELLILGLGRLGGEALTHASDLDLVYLFTGDYGARSDGGKPLGATDYFNRLVRRISAALSVPTAAGPLYDVDTRLRPSGEDGLLAVSLASFSAYQRDHAWTWEHMALTRARPVYGSPAGRAALKAAIDAVLSAPRDVERLVADAARMRADMARHKPPSGPFDIKLGRGGLVDLEFAVQTLALGYQTGLRPQLPAAITDLATAGLVPPDIMAAHRLLTGMLVMFRLVSPNSAEPAEASRPLVARACGEESWDALLAAHDAARQSISALWDRVSGARADEEKL, from the coding sequence ATGGCGGCTACAGTGGATGTACCCAATATTAACAACGCTTTGGCCCGGGCGCGGGATCATAGTCCTTATTTGAGACTCCAGCTTGAGACCTTTCCCGACATCCCGGCCGTCTTGATCGAGAAAGGTGCGGATGCCGCTATCCTTGCAGCGGCGGGAAAAGGCGAAGCGGATCTTCCGGCGGCCGCGGCGATCCGCCGTGAACGCAACGCGTTCGCGCTCGCGCTCGGCCTCGGCGATCTCGCCGGGCTCCTGCCGTTGGAACGGGTGGTGGAAGAATTGTCGGATCTCGCGGACCGCTGCCTGGAGCGGGCGGTGCGAATGGCCATCGCCGAACGCACGCCCGGCGCGACGCCGGAAGGGTTCGTCATACTGGCGCTCGGGAAGCATGGCAGCCGCGAGCTCAATTACTCATCCGATGTCGATCTCATCTTCCTGTTCGATCCGGAACGGTTGCCGCTGAAGCCCCGGGAGGAGCCCGGACAGGGCGCGGTGCGGATCGGCCAGCGGATCATCGAGCTGCTGCAGAAGCGGGACGGCGACGGTTATGCGTTTCGCGTCGACCTGCGCCTGCGCCCTTCTCCGGAAGTCACGCCGATCGCGCTCCCGGTCAACGCGGCCATCTCTTATTATGAATCGACGGCCCTGCCCTGGGAGCGGGCCGCCTTCATCCGCGCCCGCGTCGTTGCGGGCGACAAGGCCTTGGGCGCCTATTTCCTCGACGCCATTCATCCCTTCGTGTGGCGCCGTTCGCTCGATTACGGCGCCCTGGGCGAAATCCAGACGATCAGCCGCCGCATCCGCGACCATTATGCGCAGGGGCAGGCATTGGGACCGGGCTTCGACCTGAAGCGGGGCCGGGGGGGTATCCGGGAGATCGAATTCTTCGCCCAGATTCATCAGCTGATCCATGGGGGACGGGAGCCTGCGTTGCGTGCGCCCGCGACGCTCGACGCGTTGGCGGCCTTGCGCGATGCGGGCCGCATTCCCGGCGACGAAGCGGCGCTGCTGAGCGATGCCTATCGCCTGTTCCGGACGATCGAGCATCGCCTGCAAATGGTCGACGACAAGCAGACTCACAGTCTGCCGGTCGCGGCCGATGCGCTGACCAACGTCGCCCGTCTTCACGGCCTTGCGGACGGGAGCGACCTCCTCGCGCTGATGCAAGAGCCGGTGGCCGGAGTGGCGGCCATTTATGGGCGCTTGTCCGGGCAGGAGGAACGCCGCCTGCCGCGCGGCGTCGAGGCGCTGGAGGCGCAGCTTGCGGCATTCGGCTTCCCCGATCCTGCGGAGGCGCGGCAGCGCATCGAAGGATGGCGGTCGGGCAAGGCGCGGTCGCTGCGCACCAATGCCGCGATGGAGGCGTTCGAAGCGATGCTGCCCGCCCTGATCCAGGCCCTTGGCACGGCGCCCAACCCGATGGGCGCCATGAACCGCTTCGACGACGTCGTCGAGCGGCTTCCCACCGGCGTCAATTTCTACCGGCTGATCGAGGCGCGGCCCGCCTTGACCGATGTGCTGGCGACCCTTTTGAGCCATGCGCCGGTGCTGGCCGATCAGCTTGGGCGGCGGCCGCAGCTGCTTGACGGACTGATCGACGACACCGCCTTTCTGCCCGCTCCGCCGGTCGAACGCCTCATCGCCGCCTTCGCGCGCAACGAGCGGCAAGGCGAGGATTATCAGATGCTGCTCGACCGGGTGCGGCGCCGCGTCAACGAACGGCGCTTTGCCTTGGGCGCCCAGCTCATGCTCGCGCGCACCGATCCGCTGGAAGCGGCCGCCGGTTATGCGCGCGTCGCGGAGGCGGCCATCCAGGTGCTGGCCGATGCCGCCGTGGCGGAATTCGAAGCGGTGCATGGCAAGGTGCCGGGATCGGAATTGCTGATCCTCGGCCTTGGCCGCCTCGGCGGGGAGGCGTTGACCCATGCGTCCGACCTCGACCTCGTCTATCTGTTCACCGGCGATTATGGCGCGCGTTCCGATGGCGGGAAGCCGCTCGGCGCCACCGATTATTTCAATCGCCTGGTGCGGCGCATTTCGGCGGCGCTGAGCGTGCCGACCGCCGCCGGCCCGCTTTACGATGTCGACACGCGGCTGCGGCCATCGGGAGAAGACGGCCTTCTCGCCGTGTCGCTGGCGAGCTTTTCAGCCTATCAGCGCGACCATGCCTGGACCTGGGAGCATATGGCGCTGACCCGCGCCCGGCCGGTCTACGGCTCCCCCGCCGGGCGAGCGGCGTTGAAGGCCGCGATCGATGCCGTCCTCTCCGCGCCGCGCGATGTCGAACGGCTGGTCGCCGACGCGGCAAGGATGCGCGCGGACATGGCGCGGCACAAGCCGCCGTCCGGGCCGTTCGATATCAAGCTCGGCCGGGGTGGCTTGGTCGACCTCGAATTCGCGGTTCAGACGCTTGCTCTCGGCTACCAGACCGGCTTGCGGCCGCAGCTTCCCGCCGCGATCACCGATCTGGCGACCGCCGGACTGGTTCCGCCGGACATCATGGCGGCGCACCGGTTGCTCACCGGCATGCTGGTGATGTTCCGGCTGGTGTCGCCCAATTCGGCCGAACCCGCCGAAGCCTCCCGCCCGCTCGTTGCGCGCGCGTGCGGCGAGGAAAGCTGGGACGCGCTTCTTGCCGCGCACGATGCGGCGCGGCAAAGCATAAGCGCGTTATGGGACCGGGTGTCCGGCGCGCGTGCAGACGAGGAGAAACTGTGA
- a CDS encoding response regulator yields MSLGQELAPHLPFLRRYARALTGSQQHGDAFVRATLEAIVAAPDDFPRDVDARLGLYRTFHAIWSTANIEEDPGAGSGFEDAEGIAQARLARITPLSRQALLLTAMEGFTPEDTGYLIGAEADEVERLVAEALEEIERQTRAEVLIIEDEPIIAMDIETIVRDLGHTVTGVAVTRDEAVAQARAHRPGLVLADIQLADDSSGIDAVKDILAEFSVPVIFITAFPERLLTGERPEPTFLITKPFQRSTVKAAIAQALFFDTATVPA; encoded by the coding sequence ATGTCGCTAGGCCAGGAACTCGCGCCTCACCTTCCCTTTTTGCGGCGCTATGCGCGCGCCCTGACGGGCTCGCAGCAGCATGGCGACGCCTTCGTGCGTGCGACGCTGGAGGCGATCGTCGCGGCGCCGGACGATTTTCCACGCGATGTCGACGCGCGCCTTGGTCTTTACCGGACCTTCCATGCCATCTGGTCGACCGCCAATATCGAAGAGGATCCGGGCGCGGGATCCGGCTTCGAGGATGCCGAAGGCATTGCCCAAGCCCGCCTCGCGCGGATCACGCCCTTGTCCCGCCAGGCCTTGTTGCTGACGGCCATGGAAGGCTTCACGCCCGAGGATACCGGCTATCTGATCGGTGCCGAAGCGGACGAGGTCGAGCGGCTTGTCGCCGAAGCGCTGGAAGAAATCGAGCGCCAGACGCGCGCCGAAGTCCTCATCATCGAGGACGAGCCGATCATCGCCATGGATATCGAAACGATCGTCCGCGATCTCGGCCATACGGTGACGGGCGTCGCGGTGACGCGCGACGAAGCGGTCGCGCAGGCGCGGGCGCATCGACCGGGCCTGGTTCTGGCCGATATCCAGCTCGCCGACGACAGCTCCGGCATCGACGCGGTGAAGGATATCCTGGCCGAATTTTCGGTGCCGGTGATCTTCATCACCGCCTTCCCGGAACGTCTGCTGACCGGCGAACGCCCGGAACCGACCTTCCTCATCACCAAGCCGTTCCAGCGTTCGACGGTGAAGGCGGCGATCGCGCAAGCCCTGTTCTTCGACACGGCGACCGTTCCGGCCTAG
- a CDS encoding M23 family metallopeptidase, with protein sequence MTNIASTTNRAGKFPAIFKRREFFYHDGKGLRRFSLSVEAQLSGAALMLALLLWSALAAAKLMIAAPDGRVAQMERQVQSMQADVQALKRHAAQRYGSTAAAVEKLGLAPERFTGTGGPFEAVEPLKTADPNFKSLFTSWKKLDQLEQGTIAIPSTMPVKGTALTSKYGVRSDPFQGRAAMHAGVDLAGPLGTPIYATADGYVERSNWVGGYGNLVELNHGKGIQTRYGHLSKALVTPGQRVKRGDLIALMGSTGRSTGSHLHYEVRIDGKAVNPIPFMQSNEYLAAVQRRAALALGGPGGN encoded by the coding sequence ATGACGAATATTGCTTCAACGACCAACCGGGCTGGAAAGTTTCCTGCGATCTTTAAGCGTCGCGAATTTTTTTACCATGATGGCAAGGGCTTACGCCGTTTCAGCCTGAGCGTCGAAGCGCAGCTTTCCGGTGCCGCCTTGATGCTGGCGCTTCTCCTCTGGTCGGCCCTTGCTGCCGCCAAGCTCATGATCGCCGCGCCGGATGGCCGCGTCGCGCAGATGGAACGTCAGGTTCAGTCCATGCAGGCCGATGTCCAGGCTCTGAAGCGCCACGCCGCGCAACGTTACGGCAGCACCGCGGCGGCGGTCGAGAAGCTCGGCCTCGCGCCAGAGCGGTTCACCGGCACCGGCGGCCCGTTCGAGGCGGTCGAGCCGCTGAAGACCGCCGATCCCAATTTCAAGTCGCTGTTCACCAGCTGGAAGAAGCTCGACCAGCTCGAGCAGGGCACGATCGCCATTCCCTCCACCATGCCGGTGAAGGGCACCGCGCTCACCTCCAAATACGGCGTCCGTTCGGATCCGTTCCAGGGCCGCGCCGCGATGCACGCCGGCGTCGATCTCGCCGGCCCGCTCGGCACGCCCATCTATGCGACCGCCGACGGTTATGTCGAACGTTCCAACTGGGTTGGCGGCTACGGCAACCTCGTCGAGCTCAATCACGGCAAGGGCATCCAGACCCGCTACGGCCACCTTTCCAAGGCGCTCGTCACCCCGGGGCAGCGTGTGAAGCGCGGCGACCTGATCGCGCTCATGGGCTCGACCGGCCGTTCGACCGGCAGCCACCTTCACTATGAAGTCCGCATCGACGGCAAGGCCGTGAACCCGATCCCCTTCATGCAGTCGAACGAATATCTCGCCGCCGTCCAGCGCCGCGCCGCCCTTGCACTTGGCGGTCCCGGCGGCAACTGA
- a CDS encoding sigma-70 family RNA polymerase sigma factor gives MMVGETPTAVQDNGNPDVLVPLPDDEFKDQLAQVIPHLRAFGRSLSGSRDLADDLVQETLLKAWAARKRFQAGTNMRAWTFIILRNLFLSQMRRARFKGEWDEITASKLLAAPASQDRHVELGDMQRALMHLPQPQREALILVGAGGFAYEEAAEICGCAVGTIKSRVARGRVALEQLLSEGNLPSRREHRTDSDKTALQTIMNEVDDLSRDREF, from the coding sequence ATGATGGTTGGCGAAACGCCCACCGCGGTACAAGATAACGGCAATCCGGACGTCCTCGTCCCGTTGCCCGACGACGAATTCAAGGACCAGCTGGCGCAGGTCATCCCGCATCTGCGCGCTTTCGGGCGCTCTTTGTCCGGTAGCCGCGATCTCGCCGACGATCTGGTTCAGGAAACGCTGCTCAAGGCCTGGGCCGCGCGCAAGCGTTTTCAGGCGGGCACCAACATGCGCGCCTGGACCTTCATCATCCTGCGCAACCTGTTCCTGTCCCAGATGCGCCGCGCGCGTTTCAAGGGCGAATGGGACGAGATCACGGCGTCCAAGCTGCTCGCGGCGCCCGCGAGCCAGGATCGCCATGTCGAGCTTGGCGACATGCAGCGCGCGCTGATGCATTTGCCGCAGCCCCAGCGCGAAGCGCTGATTCTCGTCGGCGCGGGCGGCTTCGCTTATGAGGAAGCGGCGGAGATTTGCGGCTGCGCCGTCGGCACCATCAAGAGCCGCGTGGCGCGCGGGCGTGTCGCGCTCGAGCAATTGCTGAGCGAAGGCAATCTTCCGTCCCGTCGCGAGCACCGGACCGACAGCGACAAGACCGCGCTTCAGACGATCATGAACGAAGTCGACGACCTCAGCCGCGATCGCGAATTCTGA
- a CDS encoding enoyl-CoA hydratase-related protein encodes MADVLIATDEPVMTLRLDRPDKKNAITVAMYAALAEALERAAANDAIRVVAILGSGDMFTAGNDLHDFMAQPPVGTDQPVYRFLQAIAAFPKILIAGVQGRAVGIGTTMLLHCDFVVAAEDAVFTMPFIDLGLVPEAASSLLFPRMVGPRIAAKHLILGAPFDAEEALRYGVASEIAAAAALEARVAALAGEVAAKPAEAVRIAKAFIRDTGGTIMDRIEAEGRAFGERLQSAEARAAFLSFFAKKSAA; translated from the coding sequence ATGGCGGATGTTCTGATTGCCACCGACGAGCCGGTCATGACCCTAAGGCTCGACCGGCCGGACAAGAAAAATGCCATCACCGTCGCCATGTATGCGGCGCTCGCAGAGGCGCTGGAGAGGGCGGCGGCGAACGATGCGATCCGCGTCGTCGCGATCCTCGGCAGCGGCGACATGTTCACCGCCGGCAACGATCTGCACGATTTCATGGCCCAGCCGCCGGTCGGTACCGACCAGCCGGTCTACCGCTTCCTGCAGGCGATCGCCGCCTTCCCGAAAATTCTGATCGCGGGCGTGCAGGGCCGGGCGGTGGGCATCGGCACCACGATGCTGCTCCACTGCGATTTCGTGGTCGCGGCGGAGGATGCGGTCTTCACCATGCCCTTCATCGACCTGGGACTGGTGCCCGAAGCGGCAAGCTCCCTCCTCTTTCCCCGCATGGTCGGCCCCCGCATCGCCGCCAAGCACCTCATTCTCGGCGCGCCCTTCGATGCGGAGGAAGCGCTGCGCTACGGCGTCGCGAGCGAAATCGCCGCGGCCGCCGCGCTCGAGGCGCGCGTCGCCGCGCTTGCCGGCGAGGTCGCGGCCAAGCCCGCGGAAGCGGTGCGCATCGCCAAGGCGTTCATCCGCGATACCGGCGGCACAATAATGGACCGCATCGAAGCGGAAGGCCGCGCCTTTGGCGAGAGGCTGCAATCGGCGGAAGCGCGCGCCGCCTTCCTGTCCTTCTTCGCCAAGAAATCCGCGGCCTGA
- a CDS encoding sensor histidine kinase → MNFLSNSRIASAFGRLPTGPKMLVILASCLLPLLVIAILASVQSAQQNRNKRQAEAEARLEVAAQRIDSALSRIGLTIGAATAAVEFSPPESKVCEATLRRLSGTQTAGRYALYGQNSEVRCATPGFVPPNIPQSLERSGAVTELLSTGEALRFTLFGAGGRVEGVGELPIAALRRLALPPDSPKDFTLDMVQGGRSISLTDGFRGGPLIETVSLSKPLTPDGLELRLVAGAVPISANEFVMILLPVLMWVGAAAIGWVIVSRLLLRPLVRMQKVVSAYQPGDRQFYLPLIRTPAQEIRDLGDAFEQLTRTVARHEADLEDAVERQRKLVREVHHRVKNNLQVVASLLNIHSRGSPDEGVAAAYASIQRRVDALAVVHRNHYAELEENRGVALKPLISELSSNLRGTAPSSAANMAIALNVAPVHVTQDVAVSVAFLITEIVEYGMFCGARSVMISLSNSGDGTALLSIMSDSLKPEAACADTLTERFERIITGLSRQLRSTMHKDVETGCYSLAITIV, encoded by the coding sequence GTGAATTTTCTCAGCAACAGCCGGATCGCATCCGCTTTCGGGCGATTGCCGACAGGCCCCAAGATGCTAGTTATTCTGGCATCGTGCCTCCTCCCTCTCCTGGTCATTGCGATACTTGCTTCCGTCCAGAGCGCGCAGCAAAATCGCAACAAGCGGCAGGCCGAGGCCGAGGCCCGTTTGGAAGTGGCGGCCCAGCGCATCGATTCCGCTTTGTCTCGGATCGGCCTCACCATCGGGGCCGCCACTGCGGCGGTGGAATTCTCGCCGCCCGAATCCAAGGTCTGCGAAGCCACGCTCCGCCGGTTGAGCGGCACCCAGACCGCAGGCCGTTACGCCCTTTACGGCCAGAATAGCGAAGTGCGTTGCGCGACCCCCGGCTTCGTGCCGCCCAACATACCGCAGAGCCTGGAACGCAGTGGAGCAGTGACCGAATTGCTTTCCACGGGCGAAGCGCTGCGCTTCACCCTGTTCGGGGCGGGCGGGCGTGTCGAAGGCGTGGGCGAACTGCCGATCGCTGCCTTGAGGCGGCTCGCCCTTCCACCGGATTCCCCGAAAGATTTCACGCTCGACATGGTGCAGGGCGGACGATCCATATCGTTGACCGACGGATTTCGCGGCGGCCCGCTGATCGAGACGGTGAGCCTGTCGAAACCGTTGACGCCGGACGGTTTGGAGCTTCGTCTCGTCGCGGGCGCCGTGCCGATCAGCGCCAATGAATTCGTGATGATCCTGCTCCCCGTCTTGATGTGGGTCGGCGCGGCGGCCATCGGCTGGGTCATCGTCAGCCGCCTTCTTCTGCGTCCGCTCGTGCGCATGCAGAAAGTGGTGTCGGCCTACCAGCCCGGCGACCGGCAATTCTATCTGCCGCTGATCCGCACCCCGGCGCAGGAAATACGGGATCTCGGCGACGCCTTCGAACAATTGACCCGCACCGTCGCCCGCCACGAAGCGGATCTGGAGGACGCCGTGGAGCGCCAGAGGAAGCTGGTGCGGGAGGTGCATCACCGTGTGAAGAACAACCTCCAGGTCGTCGCCTCTCTGCTCAACATCCATTCGCGCGGCTCGCCTGACGAGGGCGTCGCGGCGGCTTACGCCTCGATCCAGCGGCGCGTCGACGCGCTCGCCGTCGTCCATCGCAATCACTATGCGGAGTTGGAGGAAAATCGCGGCGTGGCGTTGAAGCCGCTCATTTCCGAATTGAGCTCCAACCTGCGCGGCACAGCGCCTTCCAGCGCCGCCAATATGGCGATCGCCCTCAACGTCGCCCCGGTTCACGTGACTCAGGATGTCGCGGTCTCGGTCGCCTTCCTCATCACCGAAATTGTCGAATATGGCATGTTCTGCGGGGCGCGGAGCGTGATGATTTCCCTGTCCAACAGCGGCGACGGCACGGCGCTTTTGTCCATCATGTCGGACAGCTTGAAGCCGGAAGCGGCATGCGCGGACACCCTTACAGAGCGTTTTGAGCGGATTATCACCGGATTGTCGCGCCAATTGCGCAGCACGATGCACAAGGATGTCGAAACCGGCTGCTATTCGCTCGCGATCACAATCGTCTGA
- a CDS encoding NepR family anti-sigma factor: MNFHDDKDGDSRRKSDNLPDNGPDFAPKSKKKPASPEVGHALRSVYQQTINEDIPPEMLDLLGKLG; the protein is encoded by the coding sequence TTGAACTTTCACGACGACAAAGACGGCGACAGCCGGCGAAAGAGCGACAATCTGCCAGACAACGGCCCCGACTTCGCTCCGAAGAGCAAGAAGAAGCCTGCTTCGCCGGAAGTGGGCCATGCCCTGCGCTCGGTCTATCAGCAGACGATCAACGAAGATATTCCGCCCGAAATGCTCGATCTGCTCGGAAAGCTCGGCTAA
- a CDS encoding MBL fold metallo-hydrolase yields MRSTLHPSLVNGRSGDPALFVDTLHQRSALLFDFGDLSALGAGDLLRVSHAFVTHMPIDRFIGFDTLLRTLVGRDKTVRLVGPEGFADRLYHKLQSYEWHLANLCAADLVFDVLEVEREGWARSARFRFQRKFSLEDEREFSIEDGLILVEPEREVRAAILDHHGPSLAFAVQERAHVRIWKKRLDARGLPMGTWLQTLKKAIMLGAQDDCPVPTPKGLLPLAELRDLATVTDGQTLVYVAGAADTQANRDAIVRLARGADMAFIAAPFAAGDADQARRSEHLTTRAAGEIARAAGVRRIEPFHFSPHHAGEEHMMAEVRKAFEAA; encoded by the coding sequence ATGCGGTCGACGCTCCATCCTTCGCTCGTCAACGGCCGGTCCGGCGATCCGGCGCTGTTCGTCGATACCCTGCACCAGCGATCCGCTCTTCTCTTCGACTTTGGCGACCTTTCGGCACTTGGCGCGGGCGACCTCCTGCGGGTCAGCCATGCCTTCGTGACTCACATGCCGATCGATCGTTTCATCGGTTTCGACACGTTGCTGCGCACGCTTGTCGGGCGGGACAAGACGGTGCGGCTGGTCGGGCCCGAAGGCTTTGCCGACCGGCTCTATCACAAGCTCCAATCCTACGAATGGCATCTCGCCAATCTTTGTGCCGCCGACCTTGTCTTCGACGTTCTGGAGGTCGAACGCGAAGGCTGGGCCCGTTCGGCGCGATTCCGCTTCCAAAGAAAATTCAGCCTGGAGGATGAGCGGGAGTTCAGCATCGAGGATGGCCTGATCCTGGTTGAGCCGGAGCGGGAAGTGCGTGCCGCGATCCTCGACCATCATGGCCCCTCGCTCGCCTTTGCGGTCCAGGAGCGCGCCCATGTGCGGATATGGAAGAAAAGACTGGACGCACGCGGGCTTCCCATGGGCACGTGGCTGCAGACGCTCAAAAAAGCGATCATGCTGGGGGCGCAGGACGATTGCCCCGTCCCCACGCCGAAGGGCCTGTTGCCGCTCGCGGAATTGCGCGACCTCGCCACGGTGACGGACGGGCAGACGCTCGTCTACGTGGCCGGTGCCGCCGACACGCAGGCGAACCGGGACGCGATCGTCAGGCTGGCGCGGGGCGCCGACATGGCGTTCATCGCGGCCCCCTTCGCCGCTGGCGACGCCGATCAGGCGCGGCGGAGCGAGCATCTCACCACCCGGGCGGCAGGCGAGATCGCCCGCGCGGCCGGAGTGCGAAGGATCGAGCCTTTCCATTTTTCGCCGCATCATGCGGGGGAGGAGCATATGATGGCGGAAGTGAGAAAGGCGTTCGAGGCAGCATGA
- a CDS encoding ferritin-like domain-containing protein has protein sequence MKSVADAARAVLQASAPRDKVKIARTAARLWRQGALAHSFDAAMPARPARPEKPDLLPPAQMPKRGKGGSERGRIAMLHALAHIEFGAIDLAFDMAGRFGGAFPRAFIDDWFGVGADEALHFALLDRRLRSLGSHYGALPAHDGLWEAAEKTAHDVLARLAVVPMVLEARGLDVTPSTIERFRAAGDERSATIIHRIYRDEIRHVAAGTRWFKNACESRGLDAVGHWKWLIETYFRGLLKPPFNDSARGEAGLSRDFYAGVAAGKKSEQGPVTSWGGQTS, from the coding sequence ATGAAGAGCGTTGCCGATGCGGCGCGGGCGGTGCTGCAGGCCTCCGCGCCGCGCGACAAGGTGAAGATCGCCCGTACGGCGGCGCGGCTCTGGCGGCAGGGCGCGCTGGCGCACAGCTTCGATGCCGCCATGCCCGCCCGGCCGGCGCGCCCGGAAAAGCCGGACCTCCTGCCACCCGCCCAGATGCCGAAGCGCGGCAAGGGCGGATCGGAGCGCGGCCGCATCGCCATGCTCCACGCGCTCGCCCACATCGAATTCGGCGCGATCGATCTGGCGTTCGACATGGCGGGCCGCTTCGGCGGCGCATTCCCGCGCGCGTTCATCGACGATTGGTTCGGCGTTGGCGCCGACGAGGCGCTGCATTTCGCCTTGCTCGACCGGCGCCTGCGCTCGCTTGGCAGCCATTATGGCGCGCTGCCCGCCCATGATGGCTTGTGGGAAGCGGCGGAAAAAACCGCGCACGACGTGCTCGCCCGCCTCGCCGTCGTGCCGATGGTGCTGGAAGCGAGAGGGTTGGACGTGACGCCATCGACGATCGAACGCTTCCGGGCTGCGGGCGACGAAAGATCCGCGACCATTATTCACCGCATTTACCGCGATGAAATTCGCCACGTCGCGGCCGGAACGCGCTGGTTCAAAAACGCTTGCGAATCTCGCGGATTGGACGCGGTTGGTCACTGGAAATGGTTAATCGAAACCTACTTCCGGGGCCTTTTGAAACCTCCATTCAACGATTCAGCGCGCGGTGAAGCCGGTTTGTCCCGCGATTTTTATGCAGGGGTTGCGGCTGGAAAAAAGTCCGAACAGGGTCCGGTCACGTCATGGGGTGGGCAGACTTCCTGA